The Metabacillus sediminilitoris genome window below encodes:
- a CDS encoding TetR/AcrR family transcriptional regulator produces MDNTASKKVVRSKKLFKHTLLTLLKKKHFDEITITEIVKEAGYNRGTFYFHYEQKEDLLEEIIDDVFDELHKAFRHGYMNYDKEVNILELSTIALFDHFIEYKEFYQIMLGGNINHNFRDKMIDTMKKHFREDIDFTANDVDSNIDIELFYTYRVSGIIGIILEWILHDFHHSRDYMAEQIVKIATFYTKKVYIKK; encoded by the coding sequence AAAATTATTTAAGCACACCCTATTAACTTTACTTAAGAAAAAACACTTTGACGAGATTACGATAACGGAAATCGTAAAAGAAGCTGGCTATAATCGAGGAACCTTTTATTTTCACTACGAACAAAAGGAAGATTTATTAGAAGAAATCATTGATGATGTGTTTGATGAGTTACATAAAGCCTTTCGACATGGATATATGAATTATGATAAGGAAGTAAACATATTAGAGCTTTCCACAATCGCATTATTTGATCACTTTATCGAATACAAAGAATTTTATCAAATCATGCTGGGAGGAAATATTAATCATAACTTCCGGGATAAAATGATTGATACGATGAAAAAACACTTTAGGGAAGATATTGACTTCACTGCAAATGATGTAGACTCAAACATTGACATCGAGCTTTTTTATACATATCGTGTCAGCGGAATCATTGGCATCATATTAGAATGGATCCTGCATGACTTCCATCACTCAAGGGATTATATGGCAGAACAGATTGTTAAGATTGCTACGTTTTATACGAAGAAGGTGTATATTAAAAAGTAA